The Deinococcus sp. Marseille-Q6407 genome has a window encoding:
- a CDS encoding cyclin-dependent kinase inhibitor 3 family protein: protein MSGNTNPIRIDWVPTSLWPGRLGLTFAPGKKGPSLLQPGVEHNRDLAEDFRTLRQQGMTLLVSLLEPAEYNLLGIADYAEQAQAQDIEVITCPVPDRCAPENEQAFEDTLQEALGALLDGQNVVLHCRGGLGRTGTLAACLLVRMGLDAETATARVRSARKGAIETGAQEEFIRRYADSGTAPQQYQEA, encoded by the coding sequence ATGAGCGGGAACACCAATCCTATCCGCATAGACTGGGTGCCCACCTCGCTGTGGCCGGGGCGCCTGGGCCTGACCTTCGCGCCGGGCAAGAAAGGCCCCAGCCTGCTGCAACCGGGCGTTGAGCACAACCGTGACCTGGCCGAAGATTTCAGGACACTGCGGCAGCAGGGTATGACCCTGCTGGTTTCGCTACTGGAACCGGCGGAATACAACCTGCTGGGCATCGCCGACTACGCTGAGCAGGCACAGGCGCAAGATATCGAGGTCATCACCTGCCCGGTTCCCGACCGCTGCGCCCCTGAAAATGAGCAGGCGTTCGAGGACACCCTGCAAGAAGCGTTGGGCGCTCTGCTGGACGGCCAGAACGTGGTGTTACACTGCCGGGGTGGTTTGGGCCGCACCGGCACGCTGGCCGCCTGCTTACTGGTCCGCATGGGCCTGGATGCGGAAACAGCCACTGCCCGGGTGCGCTCTGCCCGCAAAGGCGCCATCGAGACCGGAGCCCAGGAAGAATTTATCCGCCGCTACGCCGATTCCGGCACCGCCCCACAGCAGTATCAGGAGGCCTGA
- the hemB gene encoding porphobilinogen synthase — protein MQDRPRRLRRTPAIRRMVQEIQLSPADFIHPIFVHEGQDVTEISTMPGVMRHTYASAAEQAQEAQALGIPAVVLFGIPDHKDAEGTQAYAPDGVIQQATRAIKAAAPDIAVIADTCLCEYTDHGHCGHLVQDGTQWTVDNDPSLELLARTAVSQADAGADIIAPSAMLDGQIEALRSALDAAGHARVPIMSYAVKYASAYYGPFRDAAGSAPSVGDRATYQMNPAGGYREALHEARLDVAQGADFLMVKPALAYLDVLRLLRDEFDLPLVAYNVSGEYSLIKAAALAGYMDERRTVLETLGSMKRAGADTILTYHALDAARWLKEG, from the coding sequence ATGCAAGACAGGCCCCGTAGACTTCGCCGCACCCCGGCCATTCGCCGGATGGTTCAGGAGATTCAGCTTTCTCCCGCCGACTTTATTCATCCCATTTTTGTCCATGAAGGGCAGGACGTCACTGAGATCAGCACCATGCCCGGCGTGATGCGCCACACCTACGCCTCCGCCGCCGAGCAGGCCCAAGAGGCTCAGGCGCTGGGCATTCCAGCCGTGGTGCTGTTCGGCATTCCGGATCACAAGGATGCCGAAGGCACCCAGGCGTATGCGCCGGACGGCGTCATTCAGCAGGCCACCCGCGCCATCAAGGCCGCCGCGCCAGATATCGCTGTGATTGCCGATACCTGCCTGTGCGAATACACCGACCACGGCCACTGCGGGCATCTGGTGCAGGACGGCACCCAGTGGACCGTGGACAACGACCCCTCGCTGGAACTGCTGGCCCGCACCGCCGTGTCGCAGGCCGATGCCGGCGCCGACATCATTGCCCCCAGCGCCATGCTGGACGGCCAGATTGAGGCGCTGCGCAGTGCTCTGGACGCCGCCGGCCACGCCCGGGTGCCCATCATGAGTTACGCCGTCAAGTACGCCAGCGCCTACTATGGTCCTTTCCGTGACGCGGCCGGCAGTGCTCCCAGCGTGGGCGACCGCGCCACCTACCAGATGAACCCGGCCGGCGGCTACCGCGAGGCGCTGCACGAGGCCCGGCTGGACGTGGCCCAGGGCGCCGATTTCCTGATGGTCAAGCCGGCCCTGGCGTATCTGGACGTGCTGCGGCTGCTGCGAGATGAGTTTGATCTTCCGCTGGTGGCCTACAACGTGAGCGGCGAATATTCGCTGATCAAGGCCGCCGCATTGGCCGGTTACATGGACGAGCGCCGCACCGTGCTGGAAACACTAGGCAGCATGAAGCGGGCCGGCGCCGACACCATCCTGACCTACCACGCGCTGGACGCTGCTCGCTGGCTGAAGGAGGGCTGA